Proteins from a single region of Crassaminicella profunda:
- the sigE gene encoding RNA polymerase sporulation sigma factor SigE, with protein sequence MIEKAKLYFRIFLLKISRKFRITKEENIFYIGGSEALPPPLSSEEELFLVGRLGQDDGAIRTILIERNLRLVVYIARKFENTGIGVEDLISIGTIGLIKAVNTFDPEKKIKLATYASRCIENEILMYLRRNNKAKAEISFDEPLNIDWDGNELLLSDILGTENDLIYKFLEEEVDRELLGIALKKLSNREKKIMELRFGLNNGEEKTQKEVADLLGISQSYISRLEKRIISRLQKEIKRLI encoded by the coding sequence ATGATTGAAAAGGCAAAATTATACTTCAGGATATTTTTATTAAAAATATCAAGAAAATTCAGAATCACAAAAGAAGAAAATATATTCTATATTGGAGGTAGTGAAGCCCTACCGCCTCCTTTAAGCTCAGAAGAGGAATTATTTCTTGTGGGTAGACTTGGACAAGACGATGGAGCAATACGGACAATCTTAATTGAAAGAAATTTAAGGTTAGTAGTTTACATAGCAAGAAAGTTTGAAAATACAGGAATCGGGGTGGAAGATCTCATATCAATAGGGACTATAGGACTTATTAAGGCTGTTAATACCTTTGATCCAGAAAAAAAGATAAAACTTGCTACATATGCATCAAGATGTATTGAAAATGAAATTTTAATGTATTTAAGAAGAAATAACAAAGCAAAAGCGGAGATTTCTTTTGATGAACCCCTTAATATTGATTGGGATGGAAATGAACTTCTTCTTTCAGATATATTAGGGACAGAGAACGATTTGATCTATAAGTTTTTAGAGGAAGAAGTAGATCGAGAATTGTTAGGGATAGCACTTAAAAAGCTGTCAAATAGAGAGAAAAAAATAATGGAGTTAAGATTTGGACTCAATAATGGGGAAGAAAAAACACAAAAAGAAGTGGCGGACTTATTAGGAATTTCCCAGTCCTACATTTCAAGACTTGAAAAAAGGATTATTTCAAGATTACAAAAAGAAATTAAGAGATTAATATAA
- the spoIIGA gene encoding sigma-E processing peptidase SpoIIGA, which yields MFEVYGEYLFIENLLMNWLILHLTAYFSKAQIPKYRVWIGAAVGACYAFVIFFPSLQFLYTFVMKIVISIFIIIITFTPYKFMEFIKTLAIFYLISFMFGGAAFALFYFTDLNGLLSNGIYYIGNFSIKLLIYSGIVAYILIRFCWEYIQEKISREKIYIPIKIEVENHSSQLKGLIDTGNALMDPLSKDPVIIVEYESIKDLLPTDVQNILDNSQDVNLDLISKIFQTSEWMNRFRVIPFKSLGKENGMLMGFKPDRVQVKDEKDLKCIKNIVVGVYTKKLSRNGDYAALLHPDILK from the coding sequence ATGTTTGAAGTTTATGGAGAGTATTTGTTCATTGAAAATTTATTGATGAATTGGTTGATATTACATTTAACAGCCTATTTTAGTAAAGCACAGATTCCAAAATATAGAGTGTGGATTGGTGCAGCTGTTGGGGCATGCTATGCATTTGTCATATTTTTTCCTTCCCTTCAATTTTTGTATACTTTTGTAATGAAAATAGTTATTTCTATATTCATTATTATTATTACATTTACACCATATAAATTTATGGAATTTATAAAAACGTTGGCAATTTTTTATTTGATTTCATTTATGTTTGGTGGAGCGGCATTTGCATTGTTTTATTTCACTGACTTGAATGGGCTATTAAGTAATGGCATCTATTATATTGGGAATTTCTCAATAAAACTATTAATTTACTCTGGAATTGTTGCTTATATATTAATTCGATTTTGTTGGGAATACATACAGGAAAAAATTTCTAGAGAGAAAATTTATATTCCTATAAAAATTGAAGTTGAAAATCACAGCAGTCAGTTAAAAGGCCTAATAGATACAGGCAATGCATTGATGGATCCATTATCTAAAGATCCAGTGATTATTGTAGAATATGAGTCTATAAAAGATTTATTACCTACAGATGTGCAAAATATTTTAGACAATTCCCAGGATGTTAATTTGGATTTAATATCTAAAATCTTTCAAACATCAGAATGGATGAATCGGTTTAGGGTGATACCCTTTAAGTCTTTGGGAAAAGAAAATGGTATGCTTATGGGATTTAAGCCTGATCGTGTGCAAGTAAAAGATGAGAAAGACTTAAAATGCATAAAGAATATTGTTGTAGGTGTCTATACAAAAAAATTATCTCGAAATGGAGACTACGCAGCTTTATTACATCCAGATATTTTAAAGTAA
- the ftsZ gene encoding cell division protein FtsZ, whose amino-acid sequence MLEFDVDMEQFAQIKVIGVGGGGNNAVNRMIESQLKGVQFVAVNTDKQALFTSKAEYKIQIGDKLTRGLGAGANPDIGKKAAEESRDDISQALQGADMVFVTAGMGGGTGTGAAPVVAQIAKEMGILTVGVVTKPFTFEGKRRMQHAEFGIEQLKDKVDTLVTIPNDRLLQVAEKKTSIMEAFKIADDVLKQGVQGISDLIAVPGLVNLDFADVKTIMFEQGLAHMGVGRGVSGDNRATEAAKQAIQSPLLETSIQGAKGVLLNITGGQNLGLFEVNEAAELVAQAADPDANIIFGAVIDENLKDELIITVIATGFENNKRVDERVLINKDKGKDEPNEEKKEIEENDSINDDLDIPTFLRRRR is encoded by the coding sequence ATGTTAGAATTCGATGTAGATATGGAGCAGTTTGCCCAAATAAAGGTTATTGGAGTTGGCGGCGGTGGAAATAATGCTGTTAATAGGATGATCGAATCTCAGCTTAAAGGAGTACAGTTTGTAGCAGTAAATACTGATAAACAAGCTCTATTTACATCAAAAGCTGAGTATAAAATACAGATAGGCGATAAGCTTACAAGAGGATTAGGGGCTGGAGCGAATCCAGATATCGGTAAAAAGGCTGCGGAAGAAAGTAGAGATGATATTTCTCAAGCTTTACAAGGAGCAGATATGGTCTTTGTAACTGCTGGAATGGGTGGAGGTACTGGAACAGGTGCAGCACCTGTTGTGGCTCAGATTGCTAAGGAAATGGGGATTTTAACAGTAGGTGTTGTAACAAAACCATTTACTTTTGAGGGAAAAAGAAGAATGCAGCATGCTGAATTCGGAATTGAGCAATTAAAAGATAAAGTAGATACTTTGGTAACCATTCCAAATGATAGATTATTGCAAGTTGCTGAAAAGAAAACATCTATTATGGAAGCTTTTAAAATTGCAGATGATGTATTAAAACAAGGTGTACAAGGTATATCAGATTTAATCGCTGTTCCTGGTCTTGTAAATCTAGACTTTGCCGATGTTAAGACTATTATGTTTGAACAAGGATTAGCCCACATGGGTGTAGGTAGAGGTGTAAGTGGAGACAACAGAGCAACTGAAGCTGCTAAACAAGCTATACAGAGTCCTTTACTTGAAACATCTATTCAAGGTGCAAAGGGTGTGCTTCTTAATATTACAGGTGGACAGAACCTAGGATTATTTGAGGTAAATGAAGCAGCAGAATTAGTTGCACAAGCAGCAGACCCAGATGCAAATATTATTTTCGGTGCAGTAATTGATGAAAATTTAAAAGATGAATTAATTATTACTGTAATTGCAACTGGATTTGAAAACAACAAAAGAGTTGATGAAAGGGTTTTGATAAATAAGGATAAGGGTAAGGATGAACCTAATGAAGAAAAGAAAGAAATAGAAGAGAATGATTCAATAAATGATGATTTAGATATTCCTACTTTCTTAAGAAGAAGAAGATAA
- a CDS encoding small basic family protein, with product MIGLIIGVFLGLYLPITYPTSYSLYMSVAILAALDTVFGGLRAYMEEKFNVTIFITGFFGNAILAGLLAYIGDRLGVPLYYAAIFTFGGRLFNNFAVLRRHFIEKIGQK from the coding sequence ATGATTGGTTTAATCATAGGGGTTTTTTTAGGTCTCTACCTTCCTATTACTTATCCAACATCTTATTCATTATATATGTCCGTAGCCATATTAGCAGCACTAGATACTGTTTTTGGAGGACTAAGAGCCTATATGGAAGAAAAGTTTAATGTTACTATATTTATCACAGGTTTTTTTGGTAATGCTATTTTAGCAGGATTATTAGCGTATATTGGTGATCGACTTGGTGTGCCATTATATTATGCTGCAATATTTACCTTTGGAGGAAGGCTATTTAATAACTTTGCAGTATTGAGAAGACATTTTATTGAAAAAATAGGACAAAAATAA
- a CDS encoding DUF881 domain-containing protein produces MKRGVWKYNILILCILVGVLIALQFKNVKGQYEYVPLKVIHNYKVLIESEKKEVDNIREMIKEQENKIKEYEKIKEEGGKFKEAMSEELKKQKLNSGFTDVEGPGIILTLADGTKELEDWQEPNDVLVHDKDVLRIINDLKVAGAEAMSINGQRLLANSEISCAGHSIRINNQFFAQPFIIKAIGDPKKLEAALMAPAPEGYVEILELYGLYVEVNTVLNIKIQKYSEEIDLRYLKVSEEGE; encoded by the coding sequence ATGAAACGAGGCGTATGGAAATATAACATTTTGATATTGTGTATTTTAGTGGGAGTGTTGATTGCATTACAGTTTAAAAATGTTAAGGGCCAATATGAATATGTGCCACTTAAAGTGATTCATAATTATAAAGTATTGATTGAAAGTGAAAAAAAAGAAGTAGATAATATTAGAGAGATGATTAAGGAACAAGAAAATAAGATTAAAGAGTATGAAAAAATAAAAGAAGAGGGCGGAAAATTTAAAGAAGCTATGTCAGAAGAATTAAAAAAACAGAAACTTAACAGTGGATTTACAGATGTAGAAGGCCCCGGAATCATTTTGACTTTAGCTGATGGAACAAAAGAATTGGAGGACTGGCAAGAACCAAACGATGTTTTGGTTCATGACAAGGATGTATTAAGAATCATAAACGATTTAAAAGTTGCAGGAGCAGAAGCCATGTCTATTAATGGACAAAGATTATTAGCAAATAGTGAAATAAGCTGTGCAGGTCATAGTATACGTATTAATAATCAGTTTTTTGCACAACCCTTTATTATTAAAGCTATAGGAGATCCTAAAAAGCTAGAAGCTGCTTTAATGGCTCCTGCACCCGAAGGATATGTAGAAATATTAGAATTATATGGTCTTTATGTAGAAGTAAATACAGTACTTAATATTAAGATACAAAAGTATTCTGAAGAAATAGATTTAAGATATTTAAAAGTATCAGAAGAAGGTGAATAA
- a CDS encoding DUF881 domain-containing protein gives MKNIKAQLAIGVVCIILGVVLALQFKTVQSNLGGAAPAQKAQELAAELKKVREEKENLVGEVNSLEAKMKEIEEAESKKNVLVKNMSSELEKYKIISGLRKVEGPGVVVVVDDPPIDPEFSTDSIIMYNYELLLSIINKLNDAGAEAISINDQRFVSRTEINLAGSNVNINAVPTAPPFIIKAIGNPDTLESTLNIRYGIVDYMKNTKNLQVSVKKQDEVIIPRYNEIIKFRYAKPVEDTE, from the coding sequence ATGAAAAATATCAAAGCACAACTAGCTATTGGGGTAGTATGTATTATTTTAGGTGTGGTATTAGCTTTACAATTTAAAACTGTACAAAGTAATTTAGGAGGAGCAGCTCCTGCACAAAAAGCACAAGAGTTAGCTGCAGAGCTCAAAAAAGTAAGAGAAGAAAAAGAAAATTTGGTTGGGGAAGTTAATTCATTAGAAGCAAAAATGAAGGAAATAGAAGAAGCAGAGTCTAAAAAAAATGTTCTAGTAAAAAATATGAGTTCAGAGCTAGAAAAGTATAAGATTATTTCAGGACTTAGAAAAGTAGAGGGTCCGGGAGTTGTGGTAGTAGTAGATGATCCACCAATTGATCCAGAATTTTCAACAGATAGTATTATTATGTATAATTATGAACTGCTTTTAAGTATTATTAATAAATTGAATGATGCAGGAGCAGAAGCGATTTCTATTAATGATCAAAGATTTGTTTCACGTACAGAGATCAACCTTGCAGGTAGTAATGTAAATATTAACGCAGTTCCAACAGCACCCCCTTTTATTATTAAGGCCATAGGAAATCCAGATACACTTGAGTCAACATTGAATATAAGATATGGTATTGTTGATTATATGAAAAACACTAAAAATCTTCAGGTATCAGTGAAAAAACAAGATGAAGTGATTATTCCTAGATATAATGAAATTATAAAATTTAGGTATGCTAAGCCTGTTGAGGATACGGAATAA
- a CDS encoding cell division protein FtsQ/DivIB, translating to MNKYYGSIDKKVKRRKKGILFLIMILVGAVSFIIIFKTDIFKIKGIQVFGNTTISKEEIVADSGIIIGNHIFKEKLKHIEANVHNNPYVKTVSVKRKLPDKIIIQIVEREEEAAIPFMNEYLIIDEDGMVLRSSTSNGNLKVIKGLEFTNFMEGAILVVKDKGQLSKALEIVRGINKHEIFIKELDITNKKDSIIKFTDDLICKVGEGNNLDYRLKVLKKILEDLNQKKITRGVIDMSYEGDPSYRPVE from the coding sequence ATGAATAAATATTATGGAAGTATTGATAAAAAAGTAAAAAGAAGAAAAAAAGGAATCTTATTTTTAATTATGATTTTGGTAGGAGCAGTTTCTTTTATCATTATATTTAAAACAGATATTTTCAAAATAAAAGGAATACAAGTTTTTGGAAATACCACTATTTCAAAGGAGGAAATAGTAGCTGATTCTGGAATTATTATAGGTAATCATATTTTTAAGGAAAAATTGAAGCACATAGAGGCAAATGTACATAATAATCCTTATGTAAAAACGGTGAGTGTAAAGAGGAAACTACCAGATAAAATAATTATTCAAATAGTAGAAAGAGAAGAAGAAGCAGCCATACCTTTTATGAATGAGTATTTGATTATTGATGAAGATGGAATGGTTCTTAGATCTTCTACGAGCAATGGAAATTTAAAAGTTATAAAGGGGCTTGAATTTACAAATTTCATGGAAGGTGCAATTTTAGTAGTAAAAGATAAAGGGCAATTAAGTAAAGCTCTTGAAATTGTAAGAGGGATCAATAAACATGAAATATTTATAAAGGAATTAGATATAACTAATAAAAAAGATAGCATTATAAAATTTACGGATGATCTAATATGTAAAGTTGGAGAAGGAAACAATTTAGATTATCGATTAAAGGTATTAAAGAAAATATTAGAAGATTTAAATCAGAAAAAAATCACAAGGGGTGTTATTGATATGAGTTATGAAGGAGATCCCAGCTATAGACCTGTAGAATAG
- the murA gene encoding UDP-N-acetylglucosamine 1-carboxyvinyltransferase, with translation MLCQTGGCEIGPRPIDLHLKALRELGVKIKESHGFLECEVVKLQGSEIILDYPSVGATENTMLIAVMAKGTTRIRNAAKEPEIIDLENYLNKMGAKVVGAGTSEIVIEGVEKLHDVEHKIIPDRIVAGTLAVAGAITRGDIVLKNVIVDHLKPVISKLKEAGCLVLEKDTSLKIKATQRIKAVEMIKTLPYPGFPTDMQAQLMSLMTVAKGTSIITETVFENRYKHVDELTRMGAKIKIDGRVAVVQGVKRLTGAKVHAKDLRGGAALVLAGLVAEGVTMVDNIKHIDRGYDEFDKMLEKLGAYIYRID, from the coding sequence ATGCTATGTCAAACAGGTGGTTGCGAAATAGGTCCTAGGCCTATTGACCTGCATTTAAAAGCATTAAGAGAATTAGGGGTTAAAATTAAAGAATCCCATGGATTTTTGGAGTGTGAAGTGGTAAAATTACAAGGAAGTGAGATTATTTTAGATTATCCAAGTGTAGGAGCAACTGAAAATACAATGCTTATTGCAGTGATGGCAAAGGGTACTACAAGAATTAGAAATGCAGCTAAGGAACCTGAGATTATTGATTTAGAGAACTATTTAAATAAAATGGGTGCCAAAGTAGTAGGGGCAGGTACAAGTGAAATTGTTATAGAGGGTGTAGAAAAGCTTCATGATGTAGAGCACAAAATCATTCCTGATAGGATTGTTGCAGGAACACTAGCAGTAGCAGGTGCTATAACTAGAGGTGATATTGTATTAAAGAATGTAATTGTTGATCACTTAAAACCAGTTATATCAAAACTGAAAGAAGCAGGATGTTTAGTATTAGAAAAAGATACTAGCTTAAAAATTAAGGCAACACAAAGAATCAAGGCTGTTGAAATGATTAAGACATTACCTTATCCAGGATTTCCAACAGATATGCAAGCTCAACTTATGTCGTTAATGACGGTTGCTAAGGGTACTAGTATTATTACAGAGACTGTTTTTGAGAATAGATATAAGCATGTAGATGAATTGACAAGAATGGGTGCTAAAATAAAAATTGATGGTAGAGTTGCTGTTGTACAAGGGGTTAAAAGACTTACGGGTGCAAAAGTACATGCAAAGGATTTAAGAGGAGGAGCAGCTTTAGTGTTAGCAGGACTTGTAGCTGAAGGTGTTACTATGGTTGATAATATTAAGCATATCGATAGAGGATATGATGAATTTGATAAAATGCTAGAAAAACTAGGAGCCTATATTTATAGGATTGATTAA
- a CDS encoding recombinase family protein, whose product MSYIEQKNHTEVNNNVIIGERNFGKRVLLYCRESRDDNMENYERIETQRDLLLGYCERKGYTNIVNIIMHDNMTGTDFTRLNEIKGMIKNREVDIILMKDSSRLGRNQYEALGFIQFIEEYEVEIEFYERKYDAELFPLEAYFHERRVKDDSQKIRSTLRGKMEKGDLLIRAHYGYKKEDKKLIVDENTAWVVKKIFEKYKQGYGYRAIATMLTEEGIPTPSAYRNNSNRPQASTWIAQHVNRILKNEVYTGTMVSGKTEKVSYKSKKTKRKPECEWIRIENHHEAVIDKETFEIVQGMIDKKQVFAPRSKKPALLSGFMKCGRCGSAMYMIRKKGRLDAYVCGKNFKEGKINEHIEDRGCTPHRVREEVINKAINEHIKNMISNPNYRVCFNSKLKDARAKEISQTSILKKLQQNLSKYKGQYEQVYTDKLDGKIPDFIFEKKSKELENNIKITESQIDEIQSKIDHLNNVETSIDKIDIAMKNIEEKGLCKEAIELLLNKIIVFDKYEIDKEMKDLYNIEDSMFDEIYYNGGIVIDMRYNVQHAMSNRWLRNRS is encoded by the coding sequence ATGTCTTATATAGAACAAAAAAACCACACTGAGGTTAATAATAATGTTATAATAGGAGAGAGAAATTTTGGAAAAAGAGTTTTGCTGTATTGTAGAGAGAGCCGTGATGACAATATGGAAAACTATGAAAGAATTGAAACCCAAAGAGACTTACTGCTAGGCTATTGTGAGAGAAAGGGATATACAAATATAGTCAATATCATCATGCATGATAATATGACGGGTACAGACTTTACTAGATTAAATGAAATAAAAGGTATGATTAAAAATAGGGAAGTCGATATTATATTAATGAAGGACAGTTCAAGACTGGGTAGAAATCAATATGAAGCACTAGGATTTATTCAATTTATCGAAGAATATGAAGTAGAGATAGAATTTTATGAAAGAAAATATGATGCGGAATTATTTCCTTTAGAAGCTTACTTCCATGAAAGAAGAGTTAAAGATGATTCTCAAAAAATAAGAAGTACATTAAGAGGAAAAATGGAAAAAGGTGATCTTTTGATTCGAGCACATTATGGATATAAAAAGGAAGATAAAAAACTTATTGTTGATGAAAATACTGCTTGGGTTGTAAAAAAGATATTTGAAAAATATAAACAAGGGTATGGATATAGGGCAATTGCAACAATGTTAACTGAAGAAGGAATACCTACCCCATCAGCTTATAGAAATAATTCAAATAGGCCACAAGCAAGTACATGGATTGCTCAACATGTGAATAGAATATTAAAAAATGAAGTTTATACAGGAACTATGGTTTCTGGAAAGACTGAAAAAGTTAGTTATAAAAGTAAAAAGACGAAAAGAAAACCTGAGTGTGAATGGATTAGAATAGAAAATCATCATGAAGCAGTCATTGACAAAGAAACTTTTGAGATCGTTCAAGGAATGATTGATAAAAAGCAAGTATTTGCTCCAAGGTCAAAGAAACCTGCTTTATTGTCTGGTTTTATGAAATGTGGCAGATGTGGAAGTGCTATGTACATGATAAGAAAAAAAGGTAGATTGGATGCTTATGTATGTGGGAAAAATTTCAAAGAAGGAAAAATCAATGAACATATAGAAGATAGGGGTTGTACACCACATAGAGTAAGAGAAGAGGTAATCAATAAAGCAATTAATGAACATATAAAAAATATGATTAGCAATCCAAATTATCGGGTATGTTTTAATAGTAAACTAAAAGATGCTAGAGCTAAAGAAATAAGCCAAACTAGTATATTAAAGAAACTTCAGCAGAATTTATCTAAATATAAGGGACAATATGAACAAGTTTACACAGATAAACTTGATGGAAAAATCCCTGACTTTATTTTTGAAAAAAAATCTAAAGAACTAGAAAATAATATAAAAATTACTGAAAGTCAAATTGATGAAATACAAAGTAAAATTGATCATCTCAATAATGTGGAAACAAGTATTGATAAAATTGATATTGCTATGAAAAATATTGAGGAAAAAGGTTTATGTAAAGAAGCTATTGAATTACTGTTGAACAAGATCATTGTTTTTGATAAGTATGAGATTGATAAAGAAATGAAAGACCTTTATAATATTGAAGATTCAATGTTTGATGAGATATACTATAATGGAGGCATCGTGATAGATATGAGATACAACGTCCAACATGCTATGTCAAACAGGTGGTTGCGAAATAGGTCCTAG
- a CDS encoding N-acetylmuramoyl-L-alanine amidase yields the protein MKYDVMTKYLLPLNHPNRRGTKLISPRALVIHWTANLSKGADDIANAKYFGRAWERDNGRYEEKGTNVKFRYGSAHYIVDQDSIQNTIPEDEIAYHVGNRRYTNFAKKHFLTTNGQCYPNAFTIGIEMCVNAGSDWSKTCELTAELASDIMIRNNIGIDMLIRHYDVTGKDCPRPFVSDVKAWMAFKNLIAQKIAEKTGVSNECIFKDIEDHWAKEIIEYMAEKDIVKGDNSGYFYPNRPMTRAEGVTILYKALTLFEKVI from the coding sequence ATGAAATATGATGTTATGACAAAATACCTTCTTCCTTTAAACCATCCTAACAGGCGTGGTACAAAATTGATTTCCCCTAGAGCTCTAGTCATCCACTGGACAGCTAACTTATCAAAAGGTGCTGATGATATTGCAAATGCAAAATATTTTGGCAGAGCATGGGAACGTGACAATGGCAGATATGAGGAAAAAGGTACAAATGTTAAATTTAGATATGGTTCTGCTCACTATATCGTAGACCAAGACAGTATTCAAAACACCATCCCTGAAGATGAAATTGCTTACCATGTTGGAAATAGAAGATATACTAACTTTGCAAAGAAACACTTTTTGACTACAAATGGACAATGCTACCCAAATGCTTTTACTATTGGTATTGAAATGTGTGTGAATGCTGGTAGTGATTGGAGTAAAACTTGTGAGCTTACTGCTGAATTAGCATCTGATATTATGATTAGAAATAATATAGGGATTGATATGTTGATTAGACATTATGATGTGACTGGAAAAGATTGTCCAAGACCTTTTGTTTCTGATGTAAAAGCTTGGATGGCTTTTAAGAATCTAATTGCTCAGAAAATCGCTGAAAAAACTGGTGTAAGTAATGAGTGTATTTTCAAGGATATTGAGGATCACTGGGCGAAGGAAATAATTGAATATATGGCTGAAAAAGATATCGTCAAAGGCGATAATAGTGGTTATTTTTATCCAAATAGACCTATGACTAGAGCTGAGGGGGTTACGATTCTGTACAAGGCTCTTACACTGTTTGAAAAAGTAATCTAA
- the tnpC gene encoding IS66 family transposase: MRMGIALSRSNMSNWVIQCAYSWLKPLYERMKKQLVTYEIIMSDETTHQCNKEKGRKPSSKSYFWMHRNGECEGAPIILFQYTRTRAGEHARKFLEGFSGYLISDAYTGYEKVDNITRCLCWTHLRRYYKEAIPLDSRKKEIPDSAGGKGRAYCNKLFSLERKWKKLSHEERKQKRIEQSIPVLNAFFWWAKSIKTNQESLNKALKYTLNHKEYFQNFLLDGRIPLSNNLSEIAIRPVAIARKNYLFSDTPKGAEANALIFSIIETAAANNLDPYEYLVHIFKSLPNVNFNETPELLDDYMPWSDKLPENCHTNKQKINDPEGS, from the coding sequence ATGCGTATGGGCATTGCTTTATCACGATCAAATATGTCAAACTGGGTAATACAATGTGCCTACTCTTGGCTAAAACCATTGTATGAAAGGATGAAAAAGCAATTAGTTACTTATGAAATCATTATGAGTGATGAAACTACCCACCAATGCAATAAGGAAAAAGGTCGAAAGCCTTCTAGTAAATCTTACTTTTGGATGCATAGAAATGGTGAATGTGAAGGAGCACCCATTATACTGTTTCAGTATACCCGCACTCGTGCAGGTGAGCATGCTAGAAAATTCTTAGAAGGTTTTTCTGGGTATCTTATTTCGGATGCTTACACAGGGTATGAAAAAGTAGACAACATAACAAGATGTTTATGTTGGACACATCTAAGAAGATATTATAAGGAAGCTATTCCCCTTGATAGTAGAAAAAAAGAGATTCCAGATTCTGCTGGTGGAAAAGGAAGGGCTTATTGCAATAAATTATTTTCCCTAGAAAGAAAATGGAAAAAACTTTCTCATGAAGAAAGAAAACAAAAGCGTATAGAACAGAGTATTCCTGTTTTGAATGCCTTTTTTTGGTGGGCAAAATCCATAAAAACTAATCAGGAATCCTTGAATAAAGCTTTGAAATATACACTCAATCATAAAGAATATTTTCAAAATTTTTTATTAGATGGACGTATTCCACTTTCTAATAATTTATCAGAAATTGCTATTCGTCCAGTAGCAATAGCTAGAAAGAATTATCTATTTTCAGATACTCCAAAGGGTGCAGAGGCAAATGCTCTTATATTTAGCATTATTGAAACTGCAGCTGCAAATAATCTAGATCCTTATGAATATCTAGTACATATATTTAAAAGTTTGCCTAATGTAAATTTTAATGAAACGCCTGAACTTTTAGATGATTATATGCCCTGGTCAGATAAGTTACCTGAAAATTGTCATACGAACAAACAAAAAATAAATGACCCCGAAGGGAGCTAG
- a CDS encoding IS66 family transposase zinc-finger binding domain-containing protein, which yields MQTALAREFSILKESEKRLRQENEIQQKRIESLEHNVEALTQALLQASKKQFGASSEKTVNDQQLYIFDETEGILTELDCDNTTEVFPVRAHARLKRKKGDQERLIKALPRDVVECAIDEKDAICDVCNSSLAIIGKKKVRSEIEFIPAKVKVTEYVQYIYKCTTCGTCDEYPDAVIKKAFVPKPVMKRSLASPTSVAWIMHQKYVLAGASL from the coding sequence ATGCAGACAGCTTTAGCTAGGGAATTTTCTATCTTAAAAGAGTCTGAAAAAAGACTCCGTCAGGAAAATGAAATACAGCAAAAACGCATCGAAAGTCTAGAGCATAATGTAGAAGCACTTACTCAGGCACTTTTACAAGCTTCAAAGAAGCAATTTGGAGCATCCAGTGAAAAAACCGTTAATGATCAGCAACTCTACATCTTTGATGAGACCGAGGGAATCTTAACTGAACTAGACTGTGATAATACTACAGAAGTATTTCCTGTAAGAGCTCACGCTCGGTTAAAACGTAAGAAAGGGGATCAAGAACGCTTAATAAAAGCTTTACCCCGAGATGTAGTAGAGTGCGCCATAGATGAGAAAGATGCTATATGTGATGTCTGCAATTCTTCATTAGCTATAATCGGAAAGAAAAAAGTACGTAGCGAAATAGAATTTATTCCTGCAAAGGTAAAGGTTACAGAATATGTACAATATATATATAAATGTACTACCTGTGGTACTTGTGATGAATACCCAGATGCAGTTATCAAGAAAGCTTTTGTACCTAAACCTGTTATGAAACGTTCTCTTGCTTCACCAACTTCTGTGGCATGGATTATGCACCAAAAGTATGTGTTAGCCGGTGCCTCTTTATAG